In a single window of the Ignavibacteria bacterium genome:
- a CDS encoding T9SS type A sorting domain-containing protein: protein MKKIIPFLAAFLFVAAIGFYIAYDTTIMVVQTVPNDSLAIGHDRSTKINDTVTVIGKVVAPAVVNASGNDFRILMRGSSSRTIYIQDTSNGNFSGIIVRQADTVSNTLINNLDSGMKVMVKGIVQEFPDIISSGATQLKLDTLTEIQILPTIKRRPAPITVNVSDFDSLGNVKFLKGEKYEGMYVQINNVTVGPQSGSGVRNIRRLIDAQGNFIYLRDFSNFFSTSPTPSWGWTAWAPPSIGATVTSIRGVIVNSAYADANGGLYGYVIVPIYPNDLSLGNTPPFISSVSRSPGVPKPANTVQVNAVVSDTLDNPISVDSCQLYYRINKGVYNRLNMSPTGNIYSATMPAQPLGTLVEYFIKAKDNQGASRLSPSDTGKSTYFYYVRNNDTMSIKDIQYTPNNGGFSGYNGYDVTTEGIVTADTSDIPAFSFTSEGGTQTSPRRVIIQDGNIAGGWSGIWIDGNATDALVKGQRVRVRGTVNETNGMTRLIIATPGDIQVLASGQPLPNFEVMSPAIVADNKLDGDTTAEKWESVLIRFSNQCVVSCINAPSASGCTSEFPLPDTSFRRNFGEILVVYPGENVEARIELQDGNHDKVNGWDKTKANYYNPSLPGSLLWKWDGISSLQGVLYYAFGKYKMVPRTNADFGTVIGVEPIGEIATQFWLKQNYPNPFNPVTNIVYNLPVESEVTLKVYNLIGQEVRTLVNGEQSKGRYEIMFDGMGLASGMYIYVIDATSSNGNKFREIKKMVLVK, encoded by the coding sequence ATGAAGAAAATAATACCATTTTTAGCTGCTTTTTTATTTGTTGCGGCTATTGGATTTTACATCGCTTACGATACAACAATAATGGTTGTACAAACAGTGCCGAATGATTCACTGGCAATTGGCCATGACCGTTCAACAAAGATCAATGATACCGTTACAGTAATAGGTAAAGTAGTTGCACCGGCAGTTGTAAATGCTTCAGGCAACGATTTCAGAATATTGATGCGCGGTTCAAGCTCACGTACTATATATATACAGGATACATCAAACGGCAACTTCAGCGGTATAATTGTCAGACAGGCTGATACAGTTTCCAATACGCTTATCAATAACCTGGATTCAGGTATGAAGGTTATGGTTAAAGGTATTGTTCAGGAATTCCCTGACATTATTTCATCAGGCGCAACACAGTTAAAGCTTGATACACTTACTGAAATCCAGATACTTCCTACAATAAAAAGAAGACCGGCTCCGATAACAGTAAATGTTTCTGATTTTGATTCACTCGGAAATGTAAAGTTCCTTAAAGGCGAAAAGTATGAAGGAATGTATGTACAGATAAATAACGTAACTGTTGGACCGCAGAGCGGTTCCGGTGTAAGGAATATCAGAAGGCTTATAGATGCGCAGGGTAACTTCATTTATTTAAGAGATTTTTCGAATTTCTTCTCAACCAGTCCGACCCCTTCATGGGGATGGACAGCATGGGCTCCGCCGTCTATCGGTGCAACAGTTACATCAATAAGAGGTGTGATAGTAAACAGCGCTTATGCAGATGCAAACGGCGGATTATATGGATACGTAATTGTTCCTATTTACCCGAACGATCTTTCACTTGGCAACACTCCCCCGTTCATCAGCAGTGTATCAAGGAGTCCGGGTGTGCCAAAACCTGCAAACACGGTTCAGGTTAACGCAGTAGTATCCGATACACTTGATAATCCCATTTCAGTTGATAGCTGCCAGCTTTATTACAGAATAAACAAGGGTGTTTACAACAGGCTTAATATGAGCCCGACAGGAAACATATATTCAGCAACAATGCCTGCGCAGCCGCTTGGCACACTTGTTGAATATTTTATTAAAGCTAAAGATAACCAGGGAGCATCCAGATTAAGTCCCTCTGATACAGGTAAATCAACTTACTTTTATTATGTAAGGAATAACGATACAATGTCTATTAAAGACATTCAGTATACACCAAACAACGGCGGCTTTTCAGGTTATAACGGTTACGATGTAACAACAGAAGGTATTGTAACCGCTGACACTTCGGATATTCCCGCATTTTCATTCACAAGTGAAGGCGGAACTCAGACCTCGCCGCGCAGGGTAATCATACAGGATGGAAATATCGCAGGCGGATGGAGCGGTATCTGGATTGACGGAAACGCTACAGACGCGCTTGTTAAAGGACAGAGAGTAAGAGTAAGAGGCACAGTCAACGAAACTAACGGAATGACAAGGCTTATAATTGCAACTCCGGGCGATATCCAGGTGCTTGCAAGCGGCCAGCCGCTTCCGAATTTTGAAGTAATGTCACCGGCAATAGTAGCTGATAATAAGCTTGATGGTGATACTACAGCGGAGAAATGGGAAAGTGTACTGATCAGATTTTCAAATCAGTGCGTAGTTTCATGTATCAATGCGCCTTCAGCATCTGGCTGCACCAGTGAATTCCCGCTGCCTGATACTTCATTCCGCAGGAATTTCGGAGAGATACTTGTTGTATATCCGGGTGAAAATGTTGAAGCAAGAATTGAGCTGCAGGACGGAAACCATGATAAAGTGAATGGCTGGGATAAGACCAAGGCAAATTATTACAATCCTTCCCTGCCTGGAAGTTTATTGTGGAAGTGGGACGGGATCTCATCACTGCAGGGTGTGCTTTATTATGCATTCGGTAAATATAAAATGGTACCGAGAACAAATGCTGATTTCGGTACAGTTATTGGCGTTGAACCGATAGGTGAAATTGCAACACAGTTCTGGCTTAAGCAGAACTATCCTAATCCGTTCAATCCCGTAACAAACATAGTTTACAATCTGCCTGTTGAATCAGAAGTAACGCTTAAGGTTTACAATCTTATCGGACAGGAAGTTAGAACACTAGTTAACGGTGAGCAGAGCAAAGGCAGATATGAGATAATGTTTGACGGTATGGGACTTGCATCAGGAATGTATATTTATGTAATTGATGCAACATCATCAAACGGCAACAAGTTCAGAGAAATTAAAAAGATGGTATTGGTGAAGTAA
- a CDS encoding TonB-dependent receptor, with product MKRYLQKILLVLFFITTGLYSQQGMITGVVVDSAKNPVPDVNVKIKGSYIGTATDIDGKYVLINVPEGEYTVSVSSIGYKTVEYTDIKVKNGEETVLNINLNTTSFTVGEEILVVGERPLLDIEQTESKHIMNAKDIEGKIVENVVDVVTLQPGVIKQDDALFIRGGRSDDNSFLLDGVSVQDPLAGTGFGLQLSAQSLEEVEVITGGYNAEYGQATSGVVNVKTKDGNYEKYSVNLSYKRDNLVFNKDSKSSFNTDVFEANIGGPEPLTKFLLGKLLGIKLPGQITFFGNFLMNISDGFTSVAGLTDADFPGYKAKQLYSSIFKGTKFAPRQNNNWYWLAKATWKLKENMKLAYSFNQSVAINQNSQSLQTNLEYVEPDPGYQYNFQEILDNANTYTHLNIFNSISWEHAIGTKTFYELKLTKYFTQLRVDANGLNWDEYTEPQDIIKPPFVYYQTGDTNNPYGIIPGDGFFDVGNSYTWHDHFVNEYRMKFDLSHTFNVKNRFKAGFEAAYQEMQLIDVYKPWIGTFGLNNDAYKVYPMFGALYAQEKITFKGMILNFGLRFDYWFPGKLVDDAISNPNAVTIPDEVKKQYMEDTYNLGGRRWKGRLSPRIGISHPITDNQTLFFSYGHFSKRPKPQFVYAKIANVSSKSSFQKFGNPNLNPETTVSYELGLRNQFTNDDVFTITAYYKDIYDYVATVSAKINDPRFAGQSFITYVNQDYTKSRGIELDYKKRIGKWFNGNINMTYSIATGKSSSPDQGYLVATGGAFETIGENYLSWDRPIQISANTSFYFGKGTGIFGFGKNTIDDISFKFRAFFQSGKRYTPQLLVGYLSDGRPEYESDINNPLSKLAANWFWLDMSVDKYFRFKNMKLTLTFEVTNILNIKNAAIINPVTGRAYEYGDPTPNGWNDPLYPDLQGPLSPYPYNPARFLSPRQLRFGISFQY from the coding sequence ATGAAAAGATATCTACAGAAAATATTATTGGTTCTATTTTTTATTACCACAGGTTTATACAGCCAGCAGGGTATGATAACAGGCGTTGTGGTTGATTCCGCAAAGAACCCTGTACCTGATGTTAATGTAAAGATAAAGGGAAGCTATATAGGCACTGCAACGGATATAGACGGCAAGTATGTGCTTATAAACGTGCCTGAAGGCGAATATACTGTATCGGTTTCATCAATTGGATATAAAACCGTAGAGTACACCGATATTAAAGTTAAAAACGGTGAAGAAACTGTACTTAATATTAACCTGAACACCACCTCATTCACAGTTGGTGAAGAGATACTAGTTGTCGGCGAGCGCCCACTGCTTGATATAGAGCAGACGGAAAGCAAGCATATCATGAATGCCAAGGATATTGAAGGCAAGATAGTTGAAAATGTTGTGGATGTGGTAACACTTCAGCCCGGAGTTATCAAGCAGGATGACGCGCTGTTTATCCGCGGCGGCAGAAGCGATGATAATTCATTTTTACTCGATGGTGTATCTGTACAGGATCCACTTGCCGGCACGGGTTTCGGCCTTCAGCTCTCAGCGCAGTCACTCGAAGAGGTTGAAGTTATAACCGGCGGCTATAACGCTGAATACGGACAGGCAACATCAGGCGTTGTGAATGTAAAGACCAAAGACGGCAACTACGAAAAATATTCAGTTAACCTTTCATACAAACGTGATAACTTGGTATTCAATAAAGATTCCAAGTCGTCATTCAACACAGATGTTTTTGAAGCAAATATAGGCGGTCCAGAACCGCTGACGAAATTTCTGCTCGGCAAGCTGCTTGGAATAAAGCTTCCGGGACAGATAACATTTTTCGGTAACTTCCTTATGAACATTTCAGACGGGTTCACATCCGTTGCGGGTTTAACTGATGCTGACTTCCCGGGATACAAAGCGAAGCAGCTTTACTCATCAATTTTCAAAGGAACCAAGTTTGCACCAAGGCAGAACAATAACTGGTACTGGCTAGCAAAGGCAACCTGGAAGCTGAAGGAAAATATGAAGCTGGCATATTCATTCAACCAGTCGGTAGCTATCAACCAGAATTCACAAAGCCTGCAGACAAATCTTGAATATGTTGAGCCTGATCCGGGATACCAATACAACTTCCAGGAAATTTTAGATAATGCCAATACATACACCCACCTGAATATCTTCAACAGCATATCATGGGAGCATGCTATAGGCACCAAGACATTTTACGAGCTTAAGCTCACAAAGTATTTCACACAGCTAAGAGTTGATGCAAACGGCCTTAACTGGGATGAATACACAGAGCCGCAGGATATCATTAAGCCGCCGTTTGTATATTACCAGACAGGTGATACAAACAATCCATACGGCATAATACCCGGCGACGGATTTTTTGATGTGGGCAATTCATACACATGGCATGACCATTTTGTAAATGAATACAGGATGAAGTTCGACTTAAGCCACACATTCAACGTAAAGAACCGATTCAAAGCGGGCTTTGAAGCGGCTTACCAAGAAATGCAGCTAATTGATGTATATAAGCCATGGATAGGTACTTTCGGGCTTAACAATGATGCCTATAAAGTGTACCCAATGTTCGGCGCATTATATGCCCAGGAAAAAATTACATTCAAGGGAATGATACTTAACTTCGGGTTAAGGTTTGATTACTGGTTCCCTGGCAAGCTTGTTGATGATGCCATAAGCAACCCGAACGCTGTTACAATACCTGATGAAGTTAAAAAGCAGTACATGGAAGATACATATAACCTTGGCGGCAGGAGGTGGAAAGGCAGACTATCTCCCCGTATAGGTATATCGCATCCAATCACAGATAACCAGACCTTATTTTTCAGCTACGGGCATTTTTCAAAACGCCCGAAGCCGCAGTTTGTTTACGCGAAGATAGCCAATGTAAGCTCAAAGTCTTCATTCCAGAAGTTCGGTAACCCGAACCTGAATCCTGAAACCACGGTTTCATATGAGCTTGGACTTCGCAACCAGTTCACAAACGATGATGTATTCACTATTACTGCATACTATAAAGATATTTACGATTATGTTGCAACAGTTTCAGCGAAGATAAATGACCCGAGGTTTGCCGGACAAAGCTTTATAACCTACGTGAACCAGGATTATACCAAATCAAGGGGCATTGAGCTTGATTACAAAAAACGAATCGGCAAGTGGTTCAACGGCAACATAAACATGACATACTCAATAGCCACAGGAAAAAGTTCCTCACCTGACCAGGGATATCTTGTTGCAACAGGCGGAGCCTTTGAAACCATTGGTGAAAATTACCTGAGCTGGGATAGGCCAATACAGATATCAGCTAACACAAGCTTTTACTTCGGCAAGGGAACAGGAATTTTCGGTTTCGGCAAGAATACTATTGATGATATATCATTCAAGTTCAGGGCATTTTTCCAGTCAGGCAAAAGATACACTCCCCAGCTTTTGGTTGGATATTTAAGTGACGGCAGGCCTGAATATGAATCTGATATCAACAACCCGCTCAGCAAGCTTGCAGCAAACTGGTTCTGGCTTGATATGAGTGTAGATAAATATTTCCGCTTCAAGAATATGAAGCTGACTTTGACATTTGAAGTAACGAACATACTGAACATAAAGAACGCGGCTATAATAAACCCGGTAACAGGCAGAGCATATGAGTACGGCGATCCGACTCCAAACGGCTGGAATGACCCGCTGTATCCTGATCTGCAGGGTCCGCTTTCACCATATCCGTATAACCCGGCAAGGTTCCTTTCACCCCGGCAGCTGAGGTTTGGTATTTCGTTCCAGTATTAG
- a CDS encoding PorV/PorQ family protein: MKKYIYILLFLFLADAVSYSQLIPQLGNQRAGTSSLQFLKIGVGGRATGMGETFVAVSNDITALYWNPAGLMQFEENGVHFSHNEWLVDLNHEFFGGVYRFGGNNALGLSVIALHTPAMQKTTEFQPGGTGEYFKYGDLGIGLTFARKLTQQFSFGLTVRYVEETLAELKMRGFMFDLGTYYWTGLSNTRFAVTISNFGPQVKPSGSVTTSTGGTVSEFQAFPPPTMFRIGFAYDPIDNKMNKLTTSIQLNHPNDNAENLNIGAEYSYKNFLFLRAGYKFNVESENYSGGIGLRAPISITTASLDYSIANFKDLGFTHRLSINLLLNKKK; the protein is encoded by the coding sequence TTGAAAAAATATATATACATATTACTGTTTTTATTTTTAGCTGACGCAGTTTCATACTCGCAGCTTATACCGCAGCTTGGCAATCAAAGAGCCGGCACATCATCGCTGCAGTTTTTGAAGATAGGCGTTGGCGGCAGGGCTACAGGTATGGGCGAAACATTCGTCGCTGTATCAAATGATATCACAGCGCTTTACTGGAATCCCGCAGGATTAATGCAGTTCGAAGAGAACGGCGTTCACTTCAGCCACAATGAGTGGCTAGTTGACCTGAACCATGAATTTTTCGGTGGTGTTTACCGCTTTGGCGGCAATAACGCTTTAGGTTTAAGCGTAATTGCACTTCATACGCCGGCAATGCAGAAGACTACTGAATTTCAGCCCGGCGGAACAGGCGAATATTTCAAGTATGGCGATCTTGGCATTGGCTTAACATTCGCAAGAAAGCTTACACAACAATTTTCATTCGGCCTGACCGTAAGATACGTTGAAGAAACACTGGCGGAGCTTAAGATGCGCGGATTTATGTTCGATCTTGGGACATATTACTGGACAGGGCTTTCGAACACCCGCTTTGCAGTTACGATCTCCAATTTCGGTCCGCAGGTTAAACCAAGCGGTTCAGTTACAACATCAACGGGCGGTACAGTATCAGAATTCCAGGCTTTCCCTCCCCCGACAATGTTCAGAATTGGCTTTGCATATGACCCGATAGATAACAAGATGAATAAGCTTACAACATCTATTCAGCTTAATCATCCCAATGATAACGCAGAGAACCTGAATATCGGGGCTGAATATTCATATAAGAATTTCCTGTTCCTAAGGGCAGGGTACAAGTTTAACGTTGAATCAGAAAATTATTCAGGCGGTATAGGGCTAAGAGCGCCGATATCCATCACAACAGCTTCGCTGGATTATTCCATAGCTAACTTCAAGGATCTTGGCTTTACTCACAGGCTAAGTATAAATTTGCTGCTGAATAAGAAGAAGTGA
- a CDS encoding fibronectin type III domain-containing protein, with protein MKKIILFLMVCVSVYAQVIPIDSIRRQDANGVPLLLGQTVTVRGVVTMSQELGTPLVYLQDPTGGTIGYDGTFWSNTNAGDSVQVTGVVTQFNGLTEFTPVNSSTVLASNIPYTPRIVTCSNVRLNGETYEAQLVRINGVTAVHNTSGANVTSWTTSGSGTNYRILVGNDSVEIRIYSSTNIANSPIPPFPFDVVALVSQFDSSPPYTSGYQILPRSLNDFIVSGGSGPLLSSITYSNIQPTSVTINWQTSTASNSKVRWQRADSNYQVISYTDSASDGANVTTHSVTLNGLQPGRIYYYNVSSTDGSGTGTSPQQYFCTGSNSTGTMNVYFNRSVDTLLSTGENAQGNVNFQTKLLQRINAAQYSLDIAIYSFNDLTQIRDAIINAKIRGVKIRLVYDYRENGSNQQLVQDLLAAGILMSKRPNADYMHNKFFIFDNRDFTSATDDWLWTGSTNITQAQLFDDANNVIEIQDQTLATIYTREFEEMWGSANEVPIPSRAKFGPQKSDNTPHLLNIAGKRVEVYFAPSDNPSTRIEDVINLQTDNSILFSVLSFTRCNIMNRMKVKYDAGKNVRGVFDDSEGNSTSSVYKTMKGLTGGGCSNPLWAPPADVWLDSRAGQLHHKYILIDSYTPSSSPVTVTGSYNFSNNATFDNDENFLVIYDARVANLYLQEFSMRYRDGGGTNPIGITQISSEIPSEFRLFQNYPNPFNPSSTIKYQVANSGLIKLTVYDALGREVKSLVNKLQPEGTYSVEFEGTDMTSGIYFYTLEADGVRVDSKKMVLVK; from the coding sequence ATGAAAAAAATAATTTTATTTTTAATGGTGTGCGTATCTGTGTATGCACAGGTAATACCAATTGATTCAATACGCAGGCAGGATGCAAACGGCGTACCCCTGCTGCTTGGGCAGACTGTAACTGTGCGCGGAGTTGTGACCATGTCACAGGAGCTTGGCACTCCCCTGGTTTACCTGCAGGATCCCACAGGCGGCACAATAGGCTATGACGGAACATTCTGGAGCAACACAAATGCAGGAGACAGCGTTCAGGTAACAGGTGTTGTTACACAATTTAACGGATTAACGGAATTTACCCCGGTTAACAGTTCGACTGTACTTGCATCAAACATTCCGTACACACCAAGAATTGTAACATGCAGCAACGTTAGGCTGAACGGCGAAACATACGAAGCGCAGCTTGTAAGAATTAACGGTGTTACTGCAGTGCATAATACATCAGGGGCAAATGTTACTTCATGGACAACATCAGGCTCAGGAACAAACTACAGAATACTTGTGGGCAATGATTCAGTTGAAATAAGGATATACTCCTCAACCAATATTGCGAACTCCCCTATCCCGCCTTTCCCGTTTGATGTGGTTGCGCTGGTAAGTCAGTTTGATTCATCACCGCCGTATACATCAGGCTACCAGATATTGCCCAGGTCATTAAATGATTTTATAGTAAGCGGCGGCTCGGGACCACTGCTAAGCTCGATAACGTATTCAAACATACAGCCAACAAGCGTTACAATTAACTGGCAGACCTCAACAGCATCAAATTCCAAAGTACGCTGGCAGAGGGCTGATTCAAATTACCAGGTTATTAGCTATACTGATTCCGCCAGTGACGGCGCGAATGTTACAACACATTCTGTAACACTGAACGGTCTTCAGCCGGGCAGAATTTATTATTACAATGTAAGCTCAACAGATGGCAGCGGCACGGGGACCAGTCCACAGCAGTATTTCTGCACAGGGTCGAACTCAACCGGCACAATGAACGTTTATTTCAACCGTTCAGTTGATACATTGCTCAGCACAGGCGAAAACGCACAGGGCAATGTAAATTTCCAGACAAAGCTGCTGCAGCGCATAAATGCGGCGCAGTATTCACTTGATATAGCGATATACAGCTTTAATGACCTGACACAGATACGTGATGCTATAATAAACGCAAAGATACGCGGCGTAAAAATAAGGCTTGTATATGATTACCGCGAGAACGGTTCAAATCAGCAATTAGTACAGGACCTGCTTGCAGCGGGAATATTAATGAGCAAAAGACCGAATGCTGATTATATGCATAACAAGTTCTTTATATTTGATAACAGGGATTTCACATCAGCTACTGATGACTGGCTTTGGACAGGCTCAACAAACATAACACAGGCACAGCTTTTTGATGATGCCAACAATGTGATAGAGATTCAGGACCAGACACTTGCAACTATTTACACACGTGAGTTTGAAGAAATGTGGGGGAGCGCAAATGAAGTGCCTATTCCCTCCCGTGCTAAGTTCGGTCCGCAGAAATCAGACAACACACCCCACCTGCTGAACATTGCAGGCAAAAGGGTTGAAGTTTATTTTGCGCCAAGCGATAACCCTTCGACAAGGATCGAAGATGTGATAAACCTGCAGACGGATAACAGCATTTTATTCAGCGTACTATCATTCACAAGGTGCAATATTATGAACAGGATGAAGGTAAAATATGACGCAGGCAAAAATGTGCGCGGAGTTTTCGATGACTCCGAAGGCAACAGTACATCAAGCGTGTATAAAACCATGAAGGGTTTAACAGGCGGCGGATGCAGCAACCCGTTATGGGCTCCACCGGCAGATGTATGGCTTGATAGCCGCGCAGGACAGCTTCATCACAAATACATTTTAATTGATTCATATACACCTTCCAGCAGCCCGGTAACAGTAACAGGCTCATACAATTTTTCAAATAACGCAACATTTGATAATGATGAGAATTTCCTGGTTATATATGATGCGAGGGTTGCAAACCTGTATTTGCAGGAATTCAGCATGCGTTACCGTGATGGCGGCGGAACGAACCCGATAGGCATAACACAGATCTCAAGCGAAATCCCGTCGGAGTTCAGGCTTTTCCAGAATTACCCGAACCCGTTCAATCCAAGCTCAACCATAAAATACCAGGTGGCAAATTCAGGCTTGATTAAGCTTACTGTGTATGACGCGCTTGGAAGAGAAGTAAAAAGCCTTGTTAACAAGCTTCAGCCTGAAGGAACCTATTCGGTTGAATTTGAAGGAACTGATATGACCTCTGGAATATACTTCTATACACTGGAAGCTGACGGTGTGAGGGTTGATTCCAAGAAGATGGTTTTAGTGAAGTAA
- a CDS encoding zeta toxin family protein, which produces MAERTLQKRIRIFAGPNGSGKSTLYHKIKEEFNLRFGYYLNADELHEQLIKNGFIDLEKFELKTDLGSIKSYFFKSGWDKYVKERDYTGKMKISGNIISIQKSKIQSYDSAILADYIRYKFIEAGLTFTFETVMSHPSKIEFISKAAGSGYKIYLYFISTDDFSINQNRVKLRVKKGGHNVSAAKVRSRYYNTMLQLKAASLLCYRTYVFDNSTDLELILSINPKKEITFQKNVIPAWVNEYLINKKAQ; this is translated from the coding sequence TTGGCTGAGAGAACACTTCAAAAACGTATTCGAATTTTTGCAGGACCGAATGGGTCAGGCAAGAGTACTTTATACCACAAAATTAAGGAAGAGTTCAATCTTAGGTTTGGATATTATCTAAATGCAGATGAGCTCCATGAGCAGCTGATTAAAAACGGTTTCATAGATCTGGAAAAATTTGAATTGAAAACTGATCTAGGTTCCATTAAGTCTTATTTCTTCAAATCAGGGTGGGATAAGTACGTTAAAGAACGGGATTACACCGGTAAAATGAAGATAAGCGGAAATATCATTTCAATACAAAAATCAAAAATACAGTCATACGATTCTGCAATACTTGCAGATTACATTCGATATAAATTTATTGAAGCAGGGCTTACATTTACATTCGAAACCGTCATGTCTCATCCTTCCAAAATTGAATTTATATCCAAAGCAGCAGGAAGCGGTTATAAAATTTATTTATATTTTATTTCGACAGATGATTTTTCAATTAACCAAAACCGGGTTAAGCTAAGAGTTAAAAAAGGCGGACACAATGTTTCTGCAGCAAAGGTAAGATCAAGATACTATAACACAATGCTTCAATTAAAAGCAGCATCTTTATTATGTTACAGAACCTATGTTTTTGATAATTCAACTGACCTGGAACTTATACTCTCAATAAACCCAAAGAAAGAAATTACGTTCCAGAAAAATGTAATTCCTGCATGGGTAAATGAATACCTGATCAATAAAAAAGCTCAATAA
- a CDS encoding bifunctional metallophosphatase/5'-nucleotidase, translated as MKILLIVLSAIFAFNSFAQELKEVTILHWNDFHARNQPYKVSKKDTVTGEPVYYWVGGVGSMTGYLKKYRTPNSLVLNAGDDFQGTPISNFTRGRSQIEILNSYNIDAFVLGNHEFDYSQYSLDSALALAKFDYLSSNVYLQSQNKLMGKPYVIKEINGVKFGIIGLTLPDLFETSLPANVTDLVMLNVDSVLTVNINEVKSRGADVVVLLSHSGLDEDKLIAEKFYSDIDIIVGGHSHSTLFKPVRKNGVVIVQAGSYGRNLGKLDLKIDTEKDTVTDAYGMLIETVLDSAIYDKDAAAKVDNMIEEYLPQLSVKIGTLETDWRASYSDESNLGQFEADAFRMKTGADIGFVNGGGLRKSLLKGDILVGDIWEINPFGNEIQTITVSGKTLKQMMKNNIKIRLEKISKGEGAELLHNSGLTYSYDSKKANEGSDDFIVSMNIGRSEVADDQMYTIATNNYVLSQFKKFFGEIPETITPKDTGWNDRDLIIEVVKEMKVINSVVEKRVVDVSKQ; from the coding sequence ATGAAAATATTATTAATTGTACTCTCAGCAATATTTGCTTTCAATTCCTTTGCACAGGAGCTAAAAGAAGTCACCATTTTACACTGGAATGACTTCCATGCGCGCAACCAGCCCTATAAAGTATCAAAAAAAGATACAGTAACCGGCGAGCCGGTTTATTACTGGGTAGGGGGAGTTGGCAGCATGACAGGATACCTGAAAAAATACCGCACTCCTAATTCACTTGTGCTGAACGCAGGCGATGATTTCCAGGGAACGCCTATCTCGAACTTTACCCGCGGAAGGTCGCAGATTGAAATTCTGAATTCATACAACATTGATGCATTCGTGCTTGGCAATCATGAATTTGACTACAGCCAGTATTCGCTTGATTCCGCGCTTGCGCTCGCTAAGTTTGATTATTTAAGCAGTAACGTTTATTTGCAGTCTCAGAATAAGCTTATGGGTAAACCATATGTAATAAAAGAAATTAACGGTGTTAAGTTCGGTATCATCGGATTAACATTACCCGATCTGTTCGAAACATCGCTTCCCGCCAATGTAACTGATCTAGTAATGCTGAATGTTGATTCAGTGTTAACCGTTAACATCAATGAAGTAAAATCGCGCGGGGCAGATGTTGTAGTGCTGCTTTCACACTCCGGACTTGATGAAGATAAACTGATTGCTGAAAAATTTTACTCTGATATCGATATTATTGTCGGGGGACACTCACATTCCACATTATTCAAGCCGGTCCGTAAAAACGGCGTTGTAATTGTACAGGCAGGCTCCTACGGCAGAAACCTGGGCAAGCTTGACCTGAAAATAGATACTGAAAAAGATACAGTAACCGATGCTTACGGTATGCTGATAGAAACCGTTCTTGATTCCGCAATTTACGATAAAGACGCTGCTGCGAAAGTTGATAATATGATAGAGGAGTATCTTCCCCAGCTTAGTGTTAAGATAGGTACCCTTGAAACTGACTGGCGCGCCTCCTACAGCGATGAAAGCAATCTTGGCCAGTTCGAAGCCGATGCCTTCAGAATGAAGACCGGGGCTGATATAGGGTTCGTCAATGGCGGGGGACTTCGTAAAAGCCTGCTCAAAGGGGATATCCTTGTCGGCGATATATGGGAGATCAACCCCTTTGGAAATGAGATACAAACCATTACTGTTTCCGGCAAAACCCTGAAGCAGATGATGAAGAATAATATAAAAATAAGACTTGAAAAGATAAGTAAAGGTGAAGGTGCTGAGCTGCTTCATAATTCAGGCTTAACATACAGCTATGATTCCAAAAAAGCCAATGAAGGTTCTGATGATTTTATTGTAAGCATGAATATAGGCAGGTCTGAAGTTGCCGATGACCAGATGTACACTATTGCTACGAATAATTACGTTCTGAGTCAGTTCAAAAAATTCTTCGGTGAAATTCCAGAAACAATCACTCCAAAAGATACCGGGTGGAATGACCGCGACCTTATTATTGAAGTTGTTAAGGAAATGAAGGTAATAAACAGCGTTGTTGAAAAAAGAGTAGTTGATGTATCAAAGCAGTAA